The nucleotide window AAGCCGATATGTGAATTTTGCCGTGTTATCCGGCGTGAAGGCGTCGTGCGCATTATTTGTAGCCGGAACGCGCGTCACAAGCAACGGCAGGACGCGAGGAGGTAAGGGAGTATGGCTCGTATATCAGGGGTGGATCTTCCCAGAGAAAAGCGCATTGAGATCGCGTTGACCTATATCTTTGGAATAGGGTTGCCGACCTCTCAAAAAATCTTGGAAAAAACCGGTGTCAACCCTGACGTCAGGGTGAAGGACCTGACGGAGGAAGACGCTCAGAAACTTCGTCGGGAAATTGAAGACCACTACAGGGTCGAGGGAGACCTTCGTCGAGAAGTATCCATGAACATCAAGCGCCTTATCGATATCGGGTGCTACAGGGGTATCCGGCACAAGCTAGGGCTTCCTGTGCGAGGGCAGAAGACGAAGACAAACGCCCGAACCCGTAAGGGACCGCGGCGCACCGTCGCCAACAAGAAGATGGCGGGCAAGTAATCGAGTCGTTTCGACCGATTCCGATTTCACGATCCATTTTTCACGATCCATTAGGAGGGAAAACACGCGTGGCTAAAAGGACTGTCCGTAAGGGCAAAAAGCGCGAGAAAAAAAATATAAGTTACGGGGTAGCCCATATCTATTCGACCTTCAACAACACGATTCTGTGTATTAGCGATAGGGGCGGCAACGTGCTGTCTTGGGCCAGCGGCGGCAACGTGGGTTTCAAAGGCACCCGCAAATCCACTCCCTTCGCGGCCCAAATAGCGGCTCAACAAGTGGCCAAGGGCGCTCAGGACGTGGGCATCCAGGAAATAGACGTCATCGTGAGAGGACCGGGGCCGGGTCGAGAGTCGGCTATCCGCTCACTTCAGGCGGCGGGACTCCAAGTCAACCAAATCAAGGACACAACTCCCATACCTCACAATGGTTGTCGGCCGCCCAAAAGACGCCGAGTGTGAGGCAGGGGTTTGCCTGTCTTTGAATTCAATAAAAGGCCTAAAGAGAAGGCCTAGTATGGATCCGATGAGGACGACACAGGCCCGATTTCGACTTCCGTCGAAGATAGGAGCATGAATATGTTGGAAACGTTGGGAATCTTGCGGCCTGAGATAAAGATAGAAGAAAATTCTCCGACCTATGGACGCCTGACCCTGGAGCCGCTGGAACGGGGCTATGGCCAGACTTTGGGCAATGCTTTGCGCAGAGTCTTGCTTTCCTCGATTAGGGGGGCGTCTATCGTATCCGTGCGCATGGAGGGGGTGCTGCACGAGTTCAGCACTGTCCCCGGAATGCGCGAGGACGTCATTGAGGTACTGATGAACTTGAAGCACATTCCAGTGCGCTCCCGCAGCAAAGAAATGCGCGTGCTGCACCTGGAGCTGGACGGTCCCGGCGAGGTTACGGCCAAGGATATCCAAGTGGACAGCGAGGTGGAATTTGTAGACCCCGACGCTAAGGTCTGTACCCTAGAGGAGGGGGCCCACTTGTCCATGGATCTTTATATCGAGCAAGGTACGGGGTATGTGTCCTCGGAACGCCCTCGCCCGTCCTACCTGCCAGTGGACGCGCTGCTCGCCGATGCGGTTTTTTCGCCGGTTCTGAGGGTGAACTACGAGGTGGAGGCGGCCCGGGTCGGACAGAGGACGGACTTCGAGCGTCTGATCCTCAACTTGTGGACGAACGGCATCGTAACCCCCGAAATGGCGGTTTGTGAGGCGGCCCAGATTATCAGAACCTATTTTAGCTATGTGGTCGCGGACCTTGAACAGCAGAGCGGTGGGGAAAACGGCGTGGAAACGGGTTTGCCGGGGGAGGGGAGCGTGCCCTTCGTCAGGAAAATATCGAGCGGGGAGTCGGGTTTCTTCTCCCGCCCCGTGCGAGACCTGGAGCTCTCCATTCGGAGCGAAAATTGTCTTTTGCGTGGGGGCATTCACACCATAGGAGACTTATTGCAGAGGTCGAGAGACGATCTGCTCAAAATTCGCAATCTGGGCAAGATCTCCCTCAAAGAGATCGGGGAAAAACTCGACAGCGCGGGCTTGAAGCTCCGTGATAAAAGC belongs to Synergistaceae bacterium and includes:
- the rpsK gene encoding 30S ribosomal protein S11, with product MAKRTVRKGKKREKKNISYGVAHIYSTFNNTILCISDRGGNVLSWASGGNVGFKGTRKSTPFAAQIAAQQVAKGAQDVGIQEIDVIVRGPGPGRESAIRSLQAAGLQVNQIKDTTPIPHNGCRPPKRRRV
- the rpmJ gene encoding 50S ribosomal protein L36; its protein translation is MKVKPSVKPICEFCRVIRREGVVRIICSRNARHKQRQDARR
- the rpsM gene encoding 30S ribosomal protein S13, with the translated sequence MARISGVDLPREKRIEIALTYIFGIGLPTSQKILEKTGVNPDVRVKDLTEEDAQKLRREIEDHYRVEGDLRREVSMNIKRLIDIGCYRGIRHKLGLPVRGQKTKTNARTRKGPRRTVANKKMAGK
- a CDS encoding DNA-directed RNA polymerase subunit alpha, whose protein sequence is MLETLGILRPEIKIEENSPTYGRLTLEPLERGYGQTLGNALRRVLLSSIRGASIVSVRMEGVLHEFSTVPGMREDVIEVLMNLKHIPVRSRSKEMRVLHLELDGPGEVTAKDIQVDSEVEFVDPDAKVCTLEEGAHLSMDLYIEQGTGYVSSERPRPSYLPVDALLADAVFSPVLRVNYEVEAARVGQRTDFERLILNLWTNGIVTPEMAVCEAAQIIRTYFSYVVADLEQQSGGENGVETGLPGEGSVPFVRKISSGESGFFSRPVRDLELSIRSENCLLRGGIHTIGDLLQRSRDDLLKIRNLGKISLKEIGEKLDSAGLKLRDKSQVKTTKEASI